The following coding sequences are from one Oscarella lobularis chromosome 19, ooOscLobu1.1, whole genome shotgun sequence window:
- the LOC136198486 gene encoding uncharacterized protein produces MGDNEPLLSVQNECRSRTSSFVMVEKQSSLREAEMPEKMSSLYRFYAINVLQCFFRLLLFAMLLLCLVASKVSFVTMATTYNFTTSVDEKSLLPKEAVSAAVESNFWRLLLVIIVPYLFGFLRCLKSCCKNYPWPSLRAIGKGLVATVLESAAITAFVFFITPKIPNGALILCLCCGVFTFTIIYHLFFVLGLCGRREGCDAQPPSGIADSSKSVSGPPCCSCFRLLQVCFSCIQSFFTPFTRCWDNVVRSRKARIFFTFLAFLMEITAITLFLIDLDVYEKSFSNLPNVAVIVVILIVLLVLSIVWTSPVQESINDESPKELRLNRRTKAGIITNLFRLVFTVVFSLIWAKVEGRVDFDKLGDGLKYMGRDQVYNVPFLVNIFTTLGAYLVAWLACTVKMHKAGFFWPLVFATPVSVIIVLIPCFASTRRFSVLPYIYVPACSDSGDKHALTILSVVLLWLAQLLCCLFYVYRTRLAPLMQESHIFIQPLYNGPFIEQYLMLNRRTVVDDEKFYASDPCLKARNKRIFICTPMYHETVEEMMSILGSIKDIANNHSKMLENPNYRREFEFHICFDDGAQNDLATKFPLQLITLLEKLFNVKLKERRQLLTPYGIQLSWKIVGDVPIYVHLKDPTKVKKKKRWSQVMYMKYVLDYRREQLVNNAAADEADAKRKAFDQDTYILATDGDVEFTYDAVDVLIDRLARDLRVGAVCGRTHTLGSGPLVWYQTFDYLVGHWFQKAAEHVLGSVLCCPGCFTLYRVGALRDVVDDYSSTAVTGAEFLKKDMGEDRWLSTLLNYAGWRLEYAAAADCYTHCPTTFEEFWKQRRRWVPSTLANLYEFCSNGCEVISKNNSVGVLFLLYQFIMLFSTIINPGTVILIMAAGLQYGLAPQASLSIFYASLILTIAVTVFFGFVCVYCSEETKFDVAKVLTFIYALIMTAVIIGVIVQVVVSLEQPQLPTEAPFRIMPPGVPMSIIGTAKPNGLVTLIHNGTASNSASSSSWLKTVPISTWYIGALSGVFTVAAVLHPLEFLSIFSFIWYLAALPAGYVFQTTFSVCNLTNQSWGTREVAAGGGTNLWTIGKLSKKLHSSVLRFFNCCSCCRLEKELNSAPDKEEKSSTEVTPEIEPDSEDGLDTEPEAVAESEEKTEWNSTFDFLKNVVGLPNDLSKTVGEKLKKYGYDNESFIVLIDRKMLEKLKLSSGCCDLIENARKKIPSTLVPSTIPNSVEDWLKGLHLKCYLPDFIKAGYVTTPAEHGVRALLNLNKTILKNELKVLKPGHVRKLLSGKSSIQRTDEQETQTYRVCQDVNNRNSRRLSEDGEEGEELTFWKRIGEETLHADQFPKATNMQTEESLTQLRNNVVVVYVVVNSLWILATILLEIHPVLDVDGTNVLGLLFLVVYGIIIGVQFLTCLWHRFETVIHYLSRRPVQPRTVKKKPVGPSPDADAWQYVEWEVEGNQKRAVFSREPSS; encoded by the exons ATGGGCGATAACGAACCTCTGCTAAGCGTTCAAAATGAGTGTAGGAGTAGGACTTCGTCATTCGTGATGGTGGAAAAGCAATCAAGTCTCAGAGAGGCCGAAATGCCTGAGAAAATGTCCTCCCTCTATCGGTTCTACGCTATCAACGTTTTGCAATGCTTTTTccgccttcttctctttgcaaTGCTGCTTCTCTGTCTCGTTGCCAGCAAAGTTTCGTTTGTCACTATGGCTACGACGTACAATTTTACAACGtctgtcgacgagaagagtcTCCTTCCTAAGGAGGCCGTTTCTGCCGCCGTCGAAAGCAATTTCTGGCGATTACTTCTCGTTATTATTGTGCCTTATCTATTTGGATTTTTGCGATGTTTAAAGTCGTGCTGCAAAAACTACCCGTGGCCTTCGCTTCGAGCGATTGGAAAG GGATTGGTGGCTACGGTGCTCGAAAGCGCTGCTATAACGGCATTTGTCTTCTTCATTACACCGAAAATTCCGAACGGCGCTTTGATTTTGTGTTTGTGCTGTGGAGTTTTCACGTTCACAATTATTtatcatcttttttttgttcttggCTTATGtggacgaagagaaggatGCGATGCACAACCGCCTTCAGGTATTGCTGATTCATCGAAATCTGTCAGTGGGCCGCCTTGTTGCTCTTGTTTCCGATTATTGCAAGTTTGTTTTAGCTGCATTCAATCGTTTTTCACTCCCTTTACTCGATGCTGGGACAACGTCGTGCGCAGTCGAAAGGCCAGgattttctttactttttTGGCGTTTTTGATGGAAATCACAGCAATAACTCTATTTCTAATTGATTTGGACGTTTATGAAAAATCCTTCAGCAATTTACCGAATGTGGCTGTCATCGTAGTGATTCTTATTGTCCTTCTCGTCCTTTCGATCGTGTGGACCTCTCCCGTTCAGGAGTCCATAAACGACGAGAGTCCCAAGGAACTGCGATTAAACAGAAGAACAAAAGCGGGAATCATAACAAATTTATTTCGCCTTGTCTTCACTGTCGTCTTCTCTCTAATCTGGGCAAAAGTCGAAGGCAGGGTCGACTTTGACAAGCTCGGCGATGGTCTTAAGTACATGGGCCGCGATCAAGTTTACAACGTCCCCTTTCTCGTCAACATTTTTACAACGCTTGGCGCCTATTTGGTCGCTTGGCTTGCCTGCACTGTCAAAATGCACAAAGCAGGATTCTTTTGGCCGTTAGTTTTTGCGACTCCCGTGTCTGTGATCATAGTGCTAATCCCATGCTTTGCGTCAACAAGACGTTTTTCCGTTTTACCCTACATTTATGTTCCAGCATGCAGTGACAGCGGCGACAAACACGCTCTTACGATTTTATCGGTTGTTTTGCTTTGGCTTGCTCAGCTCTTATGCTGTCTCTTTTATGTCTACCGGACGCGCCTGGCTCCTCTCATGCAGGAGTCTCACATCTTCATTCAGCCCCTGTACAACGGTCCGTTTATTGAACAGTATCTCATGCTCAATCGGCGTACtgttgtcgacgacgagaagtttTATGCTAGCGATCCGTGCTTGAAAGCGCGCAACAAGCGAATTTTCATTTGCACTCCAATGTATCatgaaacggttgaagagaTGATGTCCATATTAGGCTCTATTAAGGACATTGCGAACAATCATTCCAAAATGCTGGAAAATCCAAATTACCGAAGagaatttgaatttcatATTTGTTTTGACGATGGAGCTCAGAACGATTTGGCTACGAAATTTCCTCTGCAACTCATCACTCTGCTTGAAAAACTTTTCAACGTGAAGCTGAAGGAAAGAAGGCAGCTCTTGACACCATATGGCATTCAGTTGAGTTGGAAAATTGTTGGCGACGTACCTATTTATGTTCATCTGAAAGATCCGACGAaagtcaaaaagaagaaacggtgGAGTCAAGTCATGTACATGAAATACGTTCTCGACTATCGTCGCGAGCAGCTGGTAAATAATGCTGCGGCAGATGAAGCAGACGCAAAGCGAAAAGCGTTTGATCAAGACACATACATTCTGGCaaccgacggcgacgtcgagtttACGTACGACGCGGTTGACGTACTCATCGATCGCCTCGCACGCGATCTCCGAGTCGGTGCCGTCTGCGGTCGAACCCATACCCTAGGAAGTGGGCCTTTGGTTTGGTATCAGACATTCGATTACTTGGTTGGTCACTGGTTTCAGAAAGCTGCTGAACACGTTCTCGGCTCGGTTCTCTGCTGTCCGGGCTGCTTTACGCTTTATCGTGTTGGAGCTCTGCGTGACGTCGTAGACGACTACTCGTCGACTGCCGTCACGGGCGCggaatttttgaagaaggacATGGGAGAAGATCGTTGGCTGTCGACTCTCCTGAACTACGCTGGCTGGAGATTAGAAtatgccgctgccgctgacTGCTATACGCACTGTCCAACGACGTTTGAGGAGTTCTGGAAGCAGCGTCGTCGCTGGGTGCCGTCGACTTTGGCTAATTTGTACGAATTTTGTTCAAACGGCTGTGAAGTGATTAGCAAGAATAACTCGGTTGgagttctctttcttctatATCAGTTCATCATGCTTTTTTCGACAATCATTAATCCTGGAACGGTAATTCTTATTATGGCCGCTGGCCTTCAATACGGTCTTGCTCCGCAGGCGAGCTTGTCTATATTTTATGCCTCTCTCATCCTCACGATTGCTGTCACAGTGTTTTTCGGTTTTGTTTGTGTTTATTGCTCTGAAGAGacgaaatttgacgtcgccAAAGTATTGACATTTATTTATGCCCTCATCATGACTGCTGTTATTATCGGTGTCATTGTTCAAGTTGTCGTTAGTCTTGAACAGCCTCAGCTGCCTACTGAAGCACCGTTCAGAATAATGCCTCCAGGGGTCCCTATGTCAATTATTGGTACCGCAAAACCGAACGGATTAGTGACTCTTATACATAATGGAACTGCCTCAAATAGTGCtagttcttcttcttggcTGAAAACGGTTCCTATTAGCACGTGGTACATCGGTGCTCTTTCCGGAGTTTTtactgttgctgctgttctTCATCCTCTTGAATTTCTTAGCATATTTTCCTTTATCTGGTATTTGGCAGCATTGCCGGCTGGTTACGTGTTTCAGACGACTTTTTCTGTGTGTAATCTGACCAACCAGTCTTGGGGGACGCGAGAAGTGGCAGCAGGAGGTGGAACCAATTTATGGACAATTGGAAAGTTATCAAAAAAACTTCACTCGAGCGTTCTCCGATTTTTCAACTGCTGTTCCTGTTGTCGCTTGGAGAAAGAACTCAACAGTGCACCTGATAAAGAAGAGAAGTCTTCTACCGAAGTAACGCCAGAGATTGAGCCCGATTCCGAGGACGGTCTTGATACGGAGCCTGAGGCAGTGGCAGAGTCAGAGGAGAAAA CTGAATGGAATTCCacatttgattttttgaaaaatgtTGTCGGACTTCCG AATGATCTTTCAAAAACCGTGGgggagaaattgaaaaaatatgGATACGATAACGAGTCGTTCATCGTCCTTATTGACCGCAAA ATGTtagagaaattgaaattatCTAGCGGCTGCTGTGATCTAATTGAAAATGCCCGCAAGAAAATTCCCAGCACGCTTGTGCCTAGTACAATTCCT AATAGTGTAGAAGACTGGTTGAAGGGTCTCCATCTCAAGTGTTATTTGCCTGATTTCATAAAAGCTGGCTATGTTACAACGCCTGCAGAACACGGCGTCAGGGCCCTTCTTAATCTGAACAAAACCATACTCAAGAATGAACTTAAAGTCCTAAAACCAG GTCACGTCAGAAAGTTGCTAAGCGGCAAAAGCTCTATCCAGCGAACGGATGAGCAGGAAACGCAAACGTACCGAGTTTGTCAGGATGTGAACAACAGAAATTCAAGACGTCTtagcgaagacggcgaagaaggcgaagagtTGACTTTTTGGAAGCGAATCGGTGAAGAAACTCTTCATGCCGATCAATTTCCAAAG gcgACCAACATGCAAACTGAAGAAAGCTTGACTCAACTTCGAAAcaacgttgtcgtcgtttacGTTGTCGTCAACTCCTTGTGGATTCTAGCGACGATCTTGCTTGAGATTCACCCCGTGCTCGACGTGGACGGGACCAACGTCTTGGGTCTTCTTTTCCTAGTCGTTTACGGGATCATTATAGGGGTGCAGTTCCTCACTTGCCTTTGGCATCGCTTCGAGACTGTGATTCACTATTTGAGCCGACGCCCGGTTCAGCCGAGAACGGTCAAAAAGAAGCCCGTTGGACCTTCACCTGACGCGGACGCATGGCAATATGTTGAATGGGAAGTAGAAGGAAATCAGAAAAGGGCTGTATTTTCTCGAGAACCTTCCTCATGA